The following proteins are encoded in a genomic region of Maribacter hydrothermalis:
- a CDS encoding HEAT repeat domain-containing protein — protein MSSSSGRTKEKKIEFSPMISEFLFFEDTDKKEDKMNYLNLKIQIRELIKNSFDRAVLTEVLLDLRKDLSGQSQTVLIELYKDLGLHNDAYYKLSSRRWQIVSSGILELTTMEVDESYSRILKFINHRQSTIRKQAEIAIVNLKEEGIVYFLDNTRYKISEWQQLKLLDVLRHKPDFEPPKFGLWLTSTNAHVVLFALRLIKFYSQSDAEQSIITLLKHKNRAIQTEAIDCIKQFYFKSALPTLKLVYTKASNDVKIIILDTIGEIGSAIDVAFLESLTKKERNFNIKSKVFGTLNKLDPECILPTKNVSKPDFFIVEPSANEVDIELLDTINTDELTDSTIDTASNSSITEVPVQPKELVDSDLKEKIVGNLSDDIKEQPVIENKEELSEVGLNSLEEEVTDSELNVDKYSIENVDLTFLPNVYDDSIENDNKNEPIKQTAKIDNELTFDFLPIVVEPILIEKIITTEEFNDFSSIFSLDEDIEIENNQQHNLVETEIETELADLDWNIIIDNNSNLISKQVTNAEECVVNFENDTISFSANFVDQEELDTMVLLENIAEMGDCRELPVLQDIIIQNNSELILNRANELIKRFSYQSPRPNQLFSSESDLAESVFTEIFKLADTETKLVLLKEIKRIGDVKEIHLLETVIQTESKFLVKKAKAILKEIQSKIIVSETDLSGSKEKEDAIFKVNFELGSREFSNKILKSNSNGSTLFDQLCSMSNSLYNKLNG, from the coding sequence ATGAGTAGTTCTAGTGGTCGTACCAAGGAAAAAAAGATTGAATTTTCTCCAATGATCAGCGAGTTTCTATTTTTTGAAGACACGGATAAAAAGGAGGATAAAATGAATTATCTAAACCTTAAAATTCAAATAAGAGAGTTAATAAAGAATAGCTTCGATAGGGCGGTTTTAACTGAAGTATTGCTCGATTTAAGGAAAGATCTATCTGGACAATCCCAAACCGTACTTATAGAGTTATACAAGGATTTAGGCTTACATAATGATGCTTATTATAAATTGTCAAGCAGAAGATGGCAAATTGTGTCAAGTGGTATTTTAGAGTTAACGACTATGGAGGTAGACGAATCTTATAGTCGAATCTTAAAATTTATTAATCATAGGCAAAGTACTATTCGAAAGCAAGCGGAAATAGCCATTGTAAACCTAAAAGAAGAAGGTATTGTTTATTTTTTAGATAATACCAGGTACAAAATATCTGAATGGCAACAATTAAAGTTATTAGACGTGCTTAGACATAAGCCTGATTTTGAACCACCTAAATTTGGACTTTGGTTAACTTCTACAAATGCCCATGTGGTATTGTTTGCCTTACGTTTAATTAAGTTTTATAGTCAGAGCGATGCTGAACAGTCTATTATTACCCTTTTAAAACATAAGAACAGAGCTATACAAACCGAAGCTATTGATTGTATAAAACAATTTTATTTTAAAAGTGCTTTACCTACATTAAAATTGGTTTATACAAAAGCTAGCAACGATGTAAAAATTATCATTTTAGATACAATTGGTGAAATAGGCTCTGCAATAGATGTTGCTTTTTTAGAAAGTTTGACTAAAAAAGAACGGAATTTTAATATTAAAAGTAAGGTTTTTGGCACTTTAAATAAACTTGATCCTGAATGTATATTGCCTACTAAAAATGTATCTAAGCCAGATTTTTTTATTGTTGAACCTAGTGCAAATGAGGTAGATATTGAACTTTTAGATACTATAAATACGGATGAACTAACAGATTCAACTATTGATACTGCTTCAAATTCATCAATTACCGAAGTACCTGTGCAGCCTAAAGAACTAGTTGATTCCGATTTAAAAGAGAAAATCGTCGGTAATTTATCTGATGACATAAAAGAACAACCAGTAATAGAAAATAAAGAGGAATTAAGTGAAGTTGGACTCAACTCTTTAGAAGAAGAAGTAACAGATAGTGAACTTAATGTAGATAAATATTCTATTGAAAATGTTGACTTAACTTTTTTACCCAATGTCTATGATGATAGTATTGAGAACGACAACAAGAATGAACCTATAAAACAAACCGCAAAAATAGATAACGAACTAACATTTGATTTTTTACCCATAGTTGTTGAACCTATACTTATAGAAAAAATTATTACGACTGAAGAGTTTAATGATTTTTCATCCATATTTTCTTTAGATGAGGATATTGAAATTGAAAATAATCAACAACATAATCTGGTAGAAACAGAAATAGAAACTGAATTAGCAGATTTAGATTGGAACATAATAATAGATAACAATTCAAATCTGATTTCAAAACAAGTTACCAATGCAGAGGAGTGCGTAGTAAACTTTGAAAATGACACTATTTCATTTTCAGCCAATTTTGTAGATCAGGAAGAACTTGATACAATGGTTCTTTTAGAAAATATAGCAGAAATGGGTGATTGTAGGGAATTACCAGTACTTCAAGACATTATTATCCAAAATAATTCAGAATTAATATTAAATCGTGCAAATGAATTAATAAAAAGGTTCTCATATCAATCACCTAGGCCAAATCAGTTATTTTCTTCAGAAAGCGATTTGGCGGAAAGTGTTTTTACCGAAATTTTTAAACTAGCTGACACGGAAACTAAATTAGTTCTATTAAAAGAGATTAAAAGAATTGGTGATGTAAAAGAAATTCATTTGTTAGAAACCGTAATACAAACTGAATCTAAATTTCTAGTAAAAAAAGCCAAGGCTATTTTAAAAGAAATACAATCAAAAATTATTGTTTCTGAAACAGATTTAAGCGGGTCCAAAGAAAAGGAAGACGCTATTTTTAAAGTGAATTTTGAATTGGGAAGTCGTGAGTTTTCTAATAAAATTTTAAAATCGAATAGCAACGGTTCTACTTTGTTTGATCAGTTATGTTCTATGTCCAATAGTTTATACAACAAGTTAAATGGATAG
- a CDS encoding glycosyltransferase family 2 protein, producing the protein MDSELFGIILEYINFVFFLFTMILFIMFSAMAYFSTRNSLHYRNKNSFTDITKIMASPLAPTITIIAPAYNEGLTIVENIRSLLSLQYVNYDVMVVNDGSKDDTLQKLIDHYDLEKIDVAIDPDWKSKPVKGIYKSRNRAFEKLTVVDKMNGGKSDALNTGVALSTSKYVGCIDVDCLLQPDALLHVVKSFFQRSKKRVIAVGGVIRVANSCIIQGGRLEEIKLPTNWLARFQLLEYTRSFILGRMAWGRIDSLLIISGAFGFFEREIALAVGGYDTKTVGEDMEIIFKMRRYMHDLKEPYTIEYIPDPLCWTEVPEDLKILVNQRDRWARGNLETLFKHKDMLFNSKYGRLGLLSYPYWFFYEWLAPLLEFFGFFTIILFAYLGILNWEFFILITASIYLFSIMISFYAILWDVYSYNQYRKTKDILILMGLSILEPFIFHPIVVYAAVRGNYKKLFKVKSGWGSQVRKGFAKAS; encoded by the coding sequence ATGGATAGCGAACTATTTGGCATTATACTAGAGTACATCAATTTCGTATTCTTTTTGTTTACCATGATATTGTTTATCATGTTCTCCGCTATGGCTTATTTCTCTACAAGAAATTCGCTTCATTATAGAAATAAAAATAGTTTTACGGATATCACTAAAATAATGGCGTCACCATTGGCACCAACAATTACCATTATTGCCCCTGCTTATAATGAGGGTTTAACAATTGTGGAGAATATAAGATCCCTATTGTCTTTACAGTACGTTAATTATGACGTTATGGTGGTTAATGACGGAAGTAAGGACGATACATTACAAAAGTTAATAGATCATTATGATCTTGAAAAAATAGATGTAGCTATAGATCCAGATTGGAAATCAAAACCGGTTAAAGGTATTTATAAGTCTAGAAATAGGGCATTTGAAAAGCTGACCGTTGTAGATAAAATGAATGGCGGCAAATCTGATGCTTTAAACACGGGTGTAGCTTTATCCACTAGTAAATATGTAGGTTGTATAGACGTAGACTGTTTATTACAACCAGATGCTTTATTACATGTAGTAAAATCTTTTTTTCAACGATCAAAGAAAAGGGTTATTGCTGTTGGTGGAGTTATACGTGTAGCAAACTCATGTATTATACAAGGTGGTCGGCTAGAGGAAATTAAACTTCCTACTAATTGGTTGGCAAGGTTTCAGCTTTTAGAATACACACGCTCTTTTATTTTAGGTAGAATGGCCTGGGGTAGAATCGATAGTTTATTGATCATATCGGGTGCATTTGGTTTTTTTGAACGAGAAATAGCTTTGGCTGTAGGTGGTTATGATACTAAAACGGTTGGTGAGGATATGGAAATTATCTTTAAGATGAGACGTTATATGCATGACCTTAAAGAACCGTATACTATTGAGTATATTCCAGATCCCTTGTGTTGGACAGAAGTACCCGAAGACCTTAAAATTCTTGTAAACCAAAGGGACCGTTGGGCTCGTGGTAATTTAGAAACTTTATTTAAACATAAGGATATGCTGTTTAATTCTAAGTATGGCAGACTTGGTTTATTAAGTTATCCGTATTGGTTTTTTTATGAGTGGCTTGCTCCATTATTAGAGTTCTTTGGATTTTTTACAATTATACTATTTGCATATTTAGGTATTCTTAATTGGGAATTTTTTATTCTAATTACGGCATCTATATACCTCTTCTCTATTATGATTTCGTTTTACGCCATTCTTTGGGATGTGTATTCGTACAATCAATATAGAAAAACAAAAGACATTTTAATATTAATGGGGCTTTCTATTCTTGAGCCTTTCATTTTTCACCCAATAGTAGTATACGCTGCAGTTAGGGGCAATTATAAAAAGTTATTTAAGGTAAAATCCGGTTGGGGTTCACAAGTCCGAAAAGGTTTTGCTAAAGCATCGTAA